From one Odontesthes bonariensis isolate fOdoBon6 chromosome 14, fOdoBon6.hap1, whole genome shotgun sequence genomic stretch:
- the LOC142399183 gene encoding E3 ubiquitin-protein ligase MARCHF2-like, with translation MSSPGCCQLPGSLCDYSGNAETDASKDSEESDSTTQAQYVAKVTAKDGRPLSTVVKAVSLQSDVGMCRICHEGAGGETLLSPCDCTGTLGKVHKSCLEKWLSSSNTSYCELCHTEFTIERRPQPLTQWLKDPGPRSEKRTLLCDMACFLLITPLAAISGWLCLRGAQDHLQLKSRLEAVGLIALTIALFTIYILWTLVSFRYHCQLYSEWRRTNQKVRLLMPDMKGAHTTQRSVPTKSTKKMTDETIV, from the exons ATGTCTTCACCGGGGTGCTGCCAGCTACCTGGCTCTCTTTGCGATTATTCTGGCAACGCTGAAACTGATGCCTCCAAGGATTCAGAGGAGTCTGACTCTACCACGCAGGCCCAGTACGTTGCCAAGGTTACGGCTAAAGATGGCCGCCCACTCTCCACTGTTGTCAAAGCCGTGAGCTTGCAGAG CGATGTGGGGATGTGTCGGATTTGTCATGAGGGGGCTGGCGGGGAGACACTGCTCTCACCCTGCGACTGCACCGGTACGCTGGGCAAAGTACACAAGAGCTGCTTGGAGAAGTGGCTCTCATCCTCCAACACCAGCTACTGCGAACTTTGTCACACAGAGTTCACTATTGAACGGCGGCCACAACCACTCACACAG TGGCTGAAGGACCCCGGGCCACGCAGTGAGAAGCGCACGTTGCTGTGCGACATGGCCTGTTTCCTTCTCATTACACCCCTGGCAGCTATCTCCGGGTGGCTGTGTCTGAGGGGAGCCCAGGACCACCTGCAGCTGAAGAGCAGACTTGAGGCCGTTGGCCTCATTGCCCTCACCATCGCCCTCTTCACTATCTACATCCTCTGGACACTG GTGTCATTTCGGTATCACTGTCAGTTGTACTCGGAGTGGAGGCGGACCAATCAGAAAGTGCGCCTGCTCATGCCCGACATGAAAGGGGCCCACACCACCCAGCGTTCAGTGCCGACCAAGTCGACCAAGAAAATGACTGACGAGACCATCGTATGA